The genomic window ACTTTTTAAAATACGATTGCACTTCATTCTTAGGATAAGGTTTTGTTACCAGACAAGTTGGAATGTTTTCGGGCTGTTCTATCCACAACTTGTGATGGATGTCGTCCTCCTTCAGTTTGGAGCACAAAGTATGTAAACTGGCCTCGTCAGAAGCCTAACGGTTAGAGAATCTTTGTAAAAGTAACTGTATTTCTTTGATGATTTTATATGTACAGATTATAGTAAACAagcacaataataatatatttatgttttgcTTCAAGCAAGATAAACATGATATCtcgagagatatatatatatatatatatacacttactTCAAGAACAACTTTATGCATTGAATCCAAATCTGCGAGGTAAGCTTGTGTATTGCTatcattgtaaaaaatatgagTAACAGCTGTGCACGCGTGACAAGCTTGAGCTACTATAGCACCCATTGGCCATCCCATTGACTTGGAAAGATCTCCTCTTATAACCACGTATTGAACTAGCGCAGACATTCTGAGAAAAAGAGCTTTCAATCATTTTCTAttctgagaaaagaaaagataagcaTTAGATAAGTTCATTTTATTCGCTCAATACAATTGacatcatttatataaatacaataaaatttacttcGTGTTACCAGGAGgtaatatgttatttatacgaattattGTTATCAAAGAGATAATAGCGATAAGTAATATTTGCATACTGCATGATATTccatataattaattagaacgaaattgttttttatctaCGAAAGTTACGAAAATACCTCatggtattatatatatatatatatgtatacattatatatatatatatatatatatatatatatatgtatatcattttatacctgttattaataaaatatttatatctgtcCACACATTAACTCCAATATTACAAACAATATGGGAAATTATAATTCAAAAACATTTATGATCTAAACGTGAGATCCACTGTGGATTGCTTTTCACAATTTGATTGTAATGATCTCAATACACATAATCAAAACTTCATGCATGTACCAATCATTTCATATCCGATccctaatttttattaaacgggATTGAACGACACATTCCTCGAatgttactttattttttatattaaaattgcaaGTATACAGCCGGTATAACACTCTATTCTTTAAAGATAGTTACAGGTAGctccataaaaaataatttgacagATGTTATATGTTGAGTAACAGGACTACTCAACTCGTAGTTCCATGTTTATCTGATAGATGGCACTGATAAATTTAAGATGTTGCATTGCAATCAACTTAATAACATCGTCGCTAGATATCGcgttttttcgaaagaagataaaaacaccgagtgaaaagaataaatataagttCTAAAAAGACGAATCATAATTTAgaattcgttcgataaatataataaaattaaaagctcGTATCATTTTGACCAGCAACGTGATTGGTAAACGACACAACTGTACGCATTAATCAACCAATCCGCATTAGCGCCAACGTCACGCAATAGAGAATAATCACCTAGCGGAAATAATTGGAATTAGTTTTCTGTTAAGTTTGCCATCGTAGAAAAGTTACTCGATGCTCATTTAAATGTCAAAAATTGATAGACTCTGAAAAGTAACACTAACGGTattgtgtttatatattacttataatgaaataatgtacgagtaataattatttgaatcaATAACAACTCTATCGAATAACTATTCCGGTTGACATTACGAATTATATTCTTAACAATGATGCTTCATAAAATGAGTTCCAAATTGTGTCGTTTATGCggcaaagaaaaacaacaaggTACAGATGTATTTAAAGATAAAGTCAAAGGTGCTgtattaatttcgattattaataaatatttctccaAAGaggtaattattatatatagatattaatacattgtccatttcattcattacttaattgttaaataatctagattatctatatattatatctattcaggttataaatatatcgactTCAGATGTGTTCTCAAAGTACGTTTGCATTGATTGCgaacaaaaaatttgtatatttgatGAATTTTGTTTAATGGTTGCCAATGTGCAAAAACAATTAGCTGCACCTTCTTTAGAAATTGACTTTGCcgaggtatatatatatataaatatatttattgtatatatcataCGTATTCGTTATAAACAAACGCTGTTTACAGGATATGTTGTGCCATctgaaagaaaacgatagcgTTGAGAAATCCTCAATGAATAAACAGGATACAAGAAAATCTATATGTCCTATATGTACGAAAAGTTTTAGATGTCAAGCACATTTAGAAAGACataaacgtatacatacaGGACAGAGACCTTTTATTTGTACAGTATGTAtactttgtaatttttcatagaacttattatgataaaaattattatcgtattccttttgACGatcattttaaacatttaacTATAGATTTGTAGAATGTCCTTCAATCAGCAAGAAATACTTATGAAACATATGGAAAGACACGAAGGGAAAAAACAATTTCAGTGTGCTAATTGTCATCAATCATTTCGCTACAAAGTTTCTTTAAATTCGCATATGATCAATTTTCATATGGATATGGATCAGTCTGTCATACACGGTCATGTAATGCCTATCGATAGTAATTCTTTTACATGTTCAGAATGTGGTAAACAATTTGTAACAAAGTACAAACTACAACGACATTCCAGATGTCATACCGGTGAAAGACCATATCATTGTACGTTTTGCACTAAAACATTTTCGCAAACAGGGAATCTAAAAGTACATCAAGTCAAATGTCATCAGATACCCGAGTCGTTAACAGAAATAAGAGGACAACCACAGAATAATACTCAAGTTATGAATCGCGACATGTCAGCGcccttaaataattttcatgcaGTATACATATCGGAAAGTGAAATACAAAAGACTATAAACGAAACAATTAATTCGACAGATCCAAGTACATCCTATCTCaataaaatgtatgaaaatCCTCTTTATATAGATGACGAAATAGAAACCATGCTGGATCATGATCTTGGACAATTGGAACAGAATAAATATACTACGAGTTCGCAAGATAAAGTATCTCTTTGTTTAAAACAACCAGAGACTCCTGAATTATTGCATAGTTTATTGTACGACGATTAATATGTAATGgcatttaatattatcctaAAATCATCTCTATATCATTTCGAATGTAATGCaataatatacgatattagGTACATATGAAGTAATGTACgacgttataaatatatctagcAATGTACgatagttattaaaaaaacgaaaatgtaCACATACGATGTGTATCTTTCGAAGTATAATATGTAAACGATAGATCATAGAAAAAACTTGTTAACTTAGTTTTTGATGGAAGTATATGGGATAAGAGATGAGAGGGGGAAAGCAAGGCACGAGTACGATGAAAAGATTAGGATAGATAGTAAATCGCAATAGTTGCATAGAGGTGGAAGAGTTAGTGCAGGATAGAGCGTTATAGAGAATTGCATCAAACTAGTCTACGGACCGATGACTCAGATcaatcaaattataaaaagaaactgttCTTGTCTTGTTATCTGTatctattatacatatgttattttatttacacttGTTAtgtattattgaatatttatttgttattttaaaatctTGGACAATACTATTGGTATAAGAAGCGATCGactgatttaataattttgtatgcTTCATAAAAATTGcgtctttaataataatacaatcgaTATGTAGTAAtcatcgttaaaaagaaatataaaacttgattgaaaaaaactctttcgtataaaaaatctttacaTGGCACAAaagaattgtttaaaaaagatttgcgTTGCGGAAGTATGGAAACACCATTCGCTCATACGATTTATTTAGTTGCATCacaattatattaacaaatacaTATTGATATCGTGTGTGATGAATTTCTTATAGTTAAGAGAGGATTTCTTCCTGCAAGTTATCACAATTAAAATGATGTTCAGATCATAATTAAAAGTCAGTCGGGCAATATATAAATTGGATAtactattaaattattcaaatagtGAACTTACAAactatacattaatatattaatcaaatgcatatatatatatatcgatacacCTATTCGTATTCTATGTTTTTACAATCTCTtgataaaacataaaatttaacaacaacgctttttaaaaagtaaaatgtaaGGCACAGCTCCTCGCGGAATTTTGCGCcctttttaattacatttcatGAATACGGAGCTGAAATTTATTGTGATAAGAACACTGATTTTACAAGCGCGGCACGatactttttttcatcttataaTCTACAAAGAAGATATTACAATCGTAAATGACATTATACTGACTAATTCACATATCGTGAATACGTTAGGAATTTTTTCACAAATCTACACTCTCTTTATTACTTCCAACGTGGCTTCTTAATATATAACTTAACGTATTTATCAACATATAGAATAAAACGTCGGATCACTTTCTCACAAATACACATCAATGGAGAATATTTAATTGGCCTGTATTCGTAGCATAAACCATCCCTTGACCAGGCTGCGGTGCCCATCTTATGCAATTTAAACTGACGTATCCAGTAGATCCTGGAATATATAGCAATAATTTCCTAATAAGCACcatattccttttattatctttaatatctatatcAGTCCTCATGCTACGATGACGCCAATCTTGATCCTGTCTATCGATGTCGTCATTATTTTGTCTCGTGTTACCAAAGTTATCAATACCATGGATAAATTCGTCCGTCCTATACGAATCACTGGGTTCGTACGAGTTATAACATTCTGGATCAATTTGTTCTACTaaacattgtttttctttagtaGATTCTTTATCCGTGAGCTTG from Vespula vulgaris chromosome 13, iyVesVulg1.1, whole genome shotgun sequence includes these protein-coding regions:
- the LOC127068431 gene encoding zinc finger protein 551-like, with product MMLHKMSSKLCRLCGKEKQQGTDVFKDKVKGAVLISIINKYFSKEVINISTSDVFSKYVCIDCEQKICIFDEFCLMVANVQKQLAAPSLEIDFAEDMLCHLKENDSVEKSSMNKQDTRKSICPICTKSFRCQAHLERHKRIHTGQRPFICTICRMSFNQQEILMKHMERHEGKKQFQCANCHQSFRYKVSLNSHMINFHMDMDQSVIHGHVMPIDSNSFTCSECGKQFVTKYKLQRHSRCHTGERPYHCTFCTKTFSQTGNLKVHQVKCHQIPESLTEIRGQPQNNTQVMNRDMSAPLNNFHAVYISESEIQKTINETINSTDPSTSYLNKMYENPLYIDDEIETMLDHDLGQLEQNKYTTSSQDKVSLCLKQPETPELLHSLLYDD
- the LOC127068476 gene encoding putative peptidyl-tRNA hydrolase PTRHD1; the encoded protein is MSALVQYVVIRGDLSKSMGWPMGAIVAQACHACTAVTHIFYNDSNTQAYLADLDSMHKVVLEASDEASLHTLCSKLKEDDIHHKLWIEQPENIPTCLVTKPYPKNEVQSYFKKYKLLKL